From Stegostoma tigrinum isolate sSteTig4 chromosome 1, sSteTig4.hap1, whole genome shotgun sequence:
TTTCAATGTTGCAAGAGTTCTATGGGACTGAGCCATGTCCCATTGCCTTCCGGCACATGCTGAAAGCTGGTGCCTCGAATGGAGTGCTACAGGCATCTGTACCACAAAACAAGCCACAGAATACATTCTGTGAGATGCCAATGCCAGCAATGGATTTGTGGGGCAAGGACGGAAATGGTTTGTGCCGGGAACCTCACATCCAGTGGTCTGACAGCGAGACACTAGAAGCTTTACTCGGAGGGCTGCTGCAGATGGATAGAGCTGGATTAAATTATCTTGGGGCACAAGATGTTCACACATACCAAAATGAAAATAAGGGAAATGATTCATTTAGAGGAGGAATTTCTAAAATGTACTCTCACTTTACTTGTGATGtgattgctgcaaatgtttgaAGCATCCTAATTTTGCGTTAATAATGTAGTTCGAACAACAAACAATCAACATAATTTCTGACTGCAAATTATTTAAACATTTGCACTGGAACAAATATTCCATTTCAGATCATCGTCAAACTAAAATTTAGTTACACCTGGCATCTCTAAATTAGAATGACGTTTACACCATTTCACGACTTTCCAAAGCTAAATATTCAGAACTAAGAATCACATCATAAGGTGAAGCCAATGAAAGACGGAAATATTCCCTATAAATTTTAAAACGTAGTTCCATTGATTTGACATTGTCTCTGCCCATAGCTTTTTTTGCATTTTGGCAAAGGTGACAATTTCTGAAAACTGCAATTAACTTGTTTAAATCTAGATTGAATTAATTCACCTGACCTGCCCTACCTGTTACTGCTGTGAATTGTGCAACAGTGACGAATATCATGTAGGCTGCAAAATGAAAATAGTGTTGACTTATGAGTAATGAACCTCCCTTCTATGGCATTTAGACAGATTTCACTGGTCAAGATTACgcaacacaaaaataaaagatCTCTATCTACAGGAGATTATTAGACCTGTTTACAGCAGAACTTCATTCGACAGAGACAGTAATGCTGAAGCAGACAGAGGGTCTTCAGCAGAAGTCTATTCAGAATCAAAGTTAAAGATGAACAGAGCTACTATTGCAATGATTAACATCCTGCTCCTGTGTGCTATTGCTGTACAAGGTATGTCAACATGTCTATCTTGAGTTTTAGTTTTGCCTGCAATGTAATAATTTATAACATTATTATGTTTATAAGATAATCACTTGTCAAATATATCTTGGTGTACTGCTTGATTGTTCATTAAACTATTAAACAATCACCGTTGGTACATGTTTTTGTCATGTGATGcttgttttaaaactgaattcagtGCTTGAAGAAAATGTCAAGATTCTGTCAAGTACAATCAAAATCAATATTGAAGTTCAATTGATTTCATTCACAAGTACGCTCTCGCGATTCCAGGTACTGGAGGACGGTGTCTGTGCCCCAAGACCAGCACCAATTTTATCAATCCGAGGACTATCAAGACTTTGCGATATATTCCTAAAGGATCACATTGTCATAAATGGGAGATAATGTGAGTAATTAGGTCCGAATATCACCTTTCATTTTTCCTATTTTTTCCATTTCTATTGAGATGGTGTAATTTCTTTGTAAATAAGTTGGATCAATTGCAATTTCTTCATGTAGCAGATTTGAAGGATTGTGTTTTGATGACTGATTCTTACCTTCCATGGATAATATCCAATTTCTGTGAGTTGGATTTTGAAGTTTTATCTTTTCCTCACAGCGTCACCAAGAAAAATGGGCAGCACGTTTGTGTGAGCCCTGATGCCAAGTGGGTGAAGATAATCATTAAATCCAGGAAAGGTTAGTGCTTGTAAACTTGCATTTGTTATCTATGAATAAATCTGCTCGAGTGGAGTGCTTTTCTCATGTGTGTCCTCGGCTCTTTGGCCAAGGCTTTAACACCAGTCTGCTGCCACTCCTGCAGGCTCTTGATGCATTCTGTTACTTTGTCCCTAAATCTGGTATTTGCATGTGAGCTGTGAAAGTGGATGCTAACGAGCTCTTCATCCACAGTGGCAGAGGGATTGATTCCTACACCGTTCTCAGCCTCACCCATTTGTGGTAAATCGGGGAGGAGCTGGGGGTGTCACTTGTCAGTAACCTGGTGCAGGAATGCTGGGTGATTCCATGCTCCAGCACCCACGGTTGACATACCTTCAGCAGCCAGCTGATGTCGGCCAATTCAATGTATCCCAGTGATCAAAACGGGAACTTTCACTCCTTTTCATGCTTCCTTCCGTCACAGTCAGCTCTATGAAGTTCTGCTCTGCATTGTAAACAGCCCAAGTGCATAATTTGTAAACCTTTTATCATTGGTTCTATCTTAACATTTGAAGCGCTATTTGGCAGTGTTAACGTTTTGCCACATCTTCCTCGGGGCAAATACATGCAGTTGTGCAAAAAAAACGCTCTActtaattttatttcagatttcagacCACATAACTAAGAAAAGAAGCAACAATGTGATTCACTTGATTGCACACCAGGGAAGTTGCTGTACCATGCCCCTGAAGGGCATTCTTCTGATATCACCATTCACTATGTTTGAGCAGTTCCCCTGCATTGATTCTCTGTGGCGTATTTCATTATTCAACCTTCTTATACTGTAACTATTTACACAGAGCCGAAGAAAACAGGCTGCTGTTGTGAAATTTTGTGCCATGGTGGAGGTTTTCTTTTCATTAAATACGAGATGTGCGATTATACTGAATATGGTCTGGCATTATTTCAAGATACAGTACAACTGAAAGCAA
This genomic window contains:
- the LOC125456248 gene encoding interleukin-8-like, which gives rise to MNRATIAMINILLLCAIAVQGTGGRCLCPKTSTNFINPRTIKTLRYIPKGSHCHKWEIIVTKKNGQHVCVSPDAKWVKIIIKSRKDFRPHN